The following is a genomic window from Pseudophryne corroboree isolate aPseCor3 chromosome 3, aPseCor3.hap2, whole genome shotgun sequence.
TAACTCATGTAAATCTAAATGAAGCATGATAATCTCGCAACTTGGGTTGTGACCTAGTAGCAAGAACTGTGTATGATATGTGGAATTATGTTACTGTGGTTATGGTTAGATCCAGAAAGTTGATAAAGAGCTAGTGCGGCAACTCCTAGGCTTGCTTATACCCTGCAAAAAGGTGCGTAACACAACATGAAACCATGTATAATGCAGGTTTGTCATTGTTTGTTGACATTCATGATCTAGACGCCATaatgttgacaggtacaaaatgttgaccGGTACAATGTTAACAATAAAAATGTTGTCACTGACAAAAtgtttacatcttcaaaatttcgaCATCCAAAATATTAACAGGTATATAATGTTGACAACCaatttttatcttaactctaaccgCTAACTGTAATGGCTAACCCTGATCCCAAGCCTAAACCTATGCGTAACCCTAGACCACAACACTAACATTTCCATTGTAGATAATTTGACTGGGTTGAAATTTTTAAGATTTTGACTATTTTGGTGTCAACAATTTGATTGTTTACATTGTGATTGTTGACATGGCTACATATCTATAATCAGAatgggggagggggcacagtatGCACACCAGTAAAAGGGGTGTGTGGCCTTGTGGGCATGGGGAATGGCATCTAATGCAGTAGGCATGGTCTTGTGTACTGAACCCTGTTTCGTCACTCTGGGGGTCCCAGTGATGGgggctgcacctggggacctgtgtgtgtgtgtgtggtgatgcctcctacacagtgacaatgagatgggtgctgcacgtaatgtcacagtgcagcaccctgctcctgtcactgaggaggagtcggcactttggtgtcactcctCGGCGGGTGACACTCATGTGCGGGCTGCACCCTCGTTGTGATGCCAAAGCCTATAATACTGCATATACATCCCTCTTGTGGTAGGCATAATTAAGCACAGCCAATTCCTGAAAATGATTGCCTCTTTTAGTACTAAATTCACTAAAGCACATTTATAATGCAGTACTCTCCATGATTATACCTATTTATCAATAACTGTTAAGAAACAATTATATGGATATGCTAGGCTTGTGCACAGTGTTTAACAATACTTAGACCTGCATGTTTCTTGCACTTGCTCTTGAAAATGCTGACCAAAAGTATTAACCCACAAGTTACAGCCTTATAATGGTAAATTATGTAActgaagggtctatttactaagccttggagagagataccgtaaagtaccagctaaccagctcctgtcatatttcaaacacagcctgtaacagggcagttaggagctgctttTTAGtactttggacctaattcagacctgatcagtactgttagttttcgcacagcagccgatcacgtctgaactgcgcatgcaccggcgctgcagtgcgctgaCGCATGCTAGACAGccgatgacaggcagaggcggtcgctgtgcgggagggggagtgctggcagcatttggccgccatttagggggtgcggtccgggcagtgCAGGCATGCcttgaccattgggggggcgggccgcggcagctgcacgacataacacgcagccgctgcaaccctcacagcgatgagtagctcctgccagtgcgcaggaactgcactggcagggagcttttcctaaagtacaaaaacatcgccgctgtgcaatgcttttgtacttgtgcagggaatgggaggggtggggggtcgggcctgacatgcggggcggattagccctgtgctgggcgtccccccacatgtctgtgtgactgatcgtagatgtgctaaatttagcacatctacgatcaggtctgaattagtccctttatctctctcccctttatctctctccaaggctttcgtGAAATACCTCTTACTTTGAGTTACAGGGATTTTTTTAAAGTTATGTGGTCTATTTAAAAATAATACAAATAGCAGCACAAACAATTTACCACTTTTCGCATTGTAATTTTTGCTGGATTTATATATTCGAAGTTCCACAAAGGACCCTGTCGTGAAATGCTATCCCAGCAAGTAGATTTCTTATCTTTATAAATACCATTCCTGCACAGCCCTCAAAGTATCCTATGGGGCTTCAGGATAAGAGAGGAGGAATGAAAATGCTCAGAAAACTTTGATTTCTCTTCACTTTTCATGGAACTAAATAGAGCGGAAACAAAAGTATATATGCCTTTCTCCTGCTAAAATACTGGAGAAAAGTAATCTTTCTATTTTTTAAATAGGTCCCTTGATGAGGTGTACATTTCGCACTTACATAAACCTGGTGCTAGTTTTGCAATTGATGAGGATTATTGCACCTATATACTAACCCTAAGGCTGCACATACTGCATCTAGAAGATGCGTGCAACTCAAAATACAGACATGGAAAGTGTGCAGACACATATGCAAATTACACATTTTTACATTTATGTTGAAATTAGTCTCATAGATTCTAGCAGGGACAGTAAGATTTTGATGTATTTCAGAAATTGAAATGACACCAAACAATATCACTCTTTCCCACTCAACTGTGATTTTAGTCTATTACGTGTTGAAATCTGTGATATGTGAGAACTGTACAATATAGTCTATTACAAACTCCTTTCCTTGTATCCGCAGTGACCACCACTGTTATTGATGAAGAGACCATAAGATCGGAACTAACGATCCCAGTGGTACATCTTTCAGAGGCAGGAATCTACAACTGTTTGGCGACAAATTTCTTGGGCAACTCTACTTCATCAATTATTTTAAATGTTCTGTCTCCGAGAATGGGAGATCCTTCCATGTATTCTTCATACTCTCTTAgtccatcatcatcgtccgatgagAACGTCTACATAGATATACGAATCGCCAAGCAGACTGTTTATGGAATCTCCTTGGAATGGTTTGCAGTGACAGAAAATCCAGGAGAGACGTGGTATACTATCTATTTTGGCAAATATGATGACAAAGAGAAGGAGGTCATTAATATTGGCCCAGGAATTTATACCTATTCTGTTAATGACTTGCTACCAGCAACCAAATATGAGGTATGTATCACATTAAAAAGCCAGCCTCCCCGGAAGGGACAATGCATTGTGTTCATGACCGGGAGTGACATCAGTGAATTAGAACAGAGAGAAAAGCTCATCCACATCATTGTTATTGTGTGTGCAATGGTGCTTGCGGTGCCTGCTGGAATGTACGCATTCACCACAGAGACCAGGTTTAACTGTATTGAAAAATGTATAGGTCTTTGTCGGCGAAAGCATAAGGCACAGAAAAACCTGAAGAGGGATAGTACCAAAGAAAGCACCTTTGACAGCTTGCAGGCCACCAGTGAGGATGGTCTGTGCCAGAGAGAATGCACTGAAGACAACAGACGGAGGAGATGTTCAGAGGATAAGCTTAATAAAGCAAAACCAGAGAACAAGAACCCTGCAGAACTGTATTAGAGCAGAGCTTCCTTGCTATCAATATGCAACTCACAATGACAGTTACATTTTTACTTATCGTACAGAAGAGACAGTGTCATGCGCTGTGTTCAACTGATAGGTGTGCGATTCTAGTGTTGTGTGAAGTAATAAAGTCTAATTGGGGGTTGCGATTTGTAAATGTTAAACACTTGCTTTCACTGCCTAAAAAACAAGTGTTGGCTTAAAAGTAACAGTGGATTGGTTGATATGGTTAACTTCAAAGTTGCATACTTTTAACATTCTCATTTATCTCTGCCTAAATTAAATGTACAAACTTATTCCATCTTTATTTTTGTCCACTGCATGACAGCGTGTTTTCCAAAATTCTGCAATATGATACACAACTCCATATTCACAGCAAGTACATGCAAAACATATATCACAATTACTACCAAATGACAGATGTgtcgaaataataagaatttacttaccgataattctatttctcggagtccgtagtggatgctggggttcctgaaaggaccatggggaatagcggctccgcagtagacagggcacaaaaagtaaagctttaggatcaggtggtgtgcactggctcctcccccta
Proteins encoded in this region:
- the LRIT2 gene encoding leucine-rich repeat, immunoglobulin-like domain and transmembrane domain-containing protein 2: MSSSLTRIPSDIPSDIHKVRIEKCHLTELSRGSFGGVNSLEYLWLNFNNITLMHMKSLEDLKGLKELRLQGNKLRSVPWTAFQDTPALRILDLKHNRLDVLPEHALKFLTNLTYLDLSFNQLTIISKEVFSNWPLYQRGHVLGGKTELISNVVLALHDNPWMCDCRLRGFVHFVKSVSPPIILMNSYLTCASPESRIGKFFHELELNNCIKPNTSTLLSNVTVQVGLNVTLVCTITASPTPLILWTYGIKIIKAYNVTTTVIDEETIRSELTIPVVHLSEAGIYNCLATNFLGNSTSSIILNVLSPRMGDPSMYSSYSLSPSSSSDENVYIDIRIAKQTVYGISLEWFAVTENPGETWYTIYFGKYDDKEKEVINIGPGIYTYSVNDLLPATKYEVCITLKSQPPRKGQCIVFMTGSDISELEQREKLIHIIVIVCAMVLAVPAGMYAFTTETRFNCIEKCIGLCRRKHKAQKNLKRDSTKESTFDSLQATSEDGLCQRECTEDNRRRRCSEDKLNKAKPENKNPAELY